The window ATCGGTGTCGCCATCCTATCTTCCCCCCTCTTGCTCGGTCAAATGCACATAGCCGGGACGCGCCCATTTCCGTTCCACTTCCACTCCATCTTGCGGATGTCGTCTTTTATTTCGTGGATTGGATGCAGGCAATGGATTATTCCGCACTTCGAGGAGTACTTCCATCCGCACTTTCGTCTGTTTGAATGCAGGGGTGTTCGTCCGTTGATCGACCGCCGGGCCTGTCAAGAAGTTGATGGCCGATTCCTTTTTCGTTGAATTCATCGGCAAGAAAAGCTCATTTGCCTTGACCCGATCCGTGACAAGCGCCGGTAGCTTCAATGCACCATATGGAGAAATCAGCCGAACGAGCGATCCGCTCACTACCCCGCGCTCTTTCGCCAGTTCCGGGGATACTTCCACGAAAATCTCGGGCACTTTCGACTGGATGCCTTCGGATTTATTCGTCAAATTCCCTTCATGGAAATGTTCCAGTAGACGTCCGTTGTTGATGTGCAAATCGAATTCCTCATCGAAGGCTACCGGCTCTACCCAATCGGAGAGTGCAAACCGCGCTTTTTTATCCGGAAAATTAAACCCGTCCACATAGAGGAGCGGTGTACTCGATCCATCGAGGCTTCCCCAGAGGAAACTGTTCCAGTCTTCCAACCCGGAATAATCCGCTTGGCTGAATAGCGGTGCCAGGCTCGCCATTTCTGCAAAGATTTCACTCGGATGTGTATAATTCCAATCCGCGCCGAGACGGTTGGCGACTTCCTGGACAATCCACCAGTCGGCTTTCGCTTCGCCGAGCTCCGGCAATGCCTGGTATAGCCGTTGAACGCGTCGCTCCGTGTTCGTGAAGGTGCCATCTTTCTCCAGTGATGGTACGGCAGGCAAGATGACGTCCGCGTATTGCGCAGTTCGTGAAAAGAAAATATCTTGAACGACGAGAAAGTCCAACTTTGATAAGACGTCATGTACGTGATTCGCATTGGAATCGACGAGTGCCATATCCTCCCCGACGATATACATCGCCTTCATGACGCCTTTATCCACGGCATGGAGCATCTGGATATTATCCAATCCTGGCCGTCCTTCAATTTCCACGCCATATGCGTCTTCAAATTTTTTGCGGGCAACGTCTTCCGTTACATGCTGGTAGCCGGGCAGCCATCCAGGCAACGTTCCCATATCACAGGCGCCTTGGACATTATTATGCCCGCGAAGTGGATAGGCCCCAGCGCCCGGTCGGCGGTAGTTGCCTGTCGCTAGCAGCAAATTGGAAATCGCAGCGGACGTATCTGACCCACCAGTGTTTTGCGTGACACCCATTCCCCAAAGGATGCACGTTCCGTCCGCATCCCGGATCAATTCAGCCGTCCGGATCAGCTGGTCTTTCGGTACGCCCGTCACTTTCTCGGCATAGTCCAATGTGTATCTTTCCAAAACCTCATTAAACTCTTCGAAATGCAGCACATTCTCGCGAATGAACGCTTCATCATGCCAACCTTGCTGGATCATATAGTGAGTGACTGCCATCAGCCATACTTGGTCCGTCCCTTGACGGGGACTAATGAAAAGATCGGAACGCTCCGCCATTTCATTTTTCCGCAAATCCGATACGATCAATTTCTGGCCATGCAGCTTATGGGCCCGTTTCACCCGGGTTGCCAGAACGGGATGCCCTTCCGCTGGATTTGCTCCGATGATGATGACAAGCCCTGCTTGCGCGATATCTTTAATTGTTCCCGCGTCTCCACCCATTCCGACCGTCCGGAAGAGCCCGTCCGTCGCAGGTGATTGGCAATATCGGGAGCAATTGTCCACATTATTCGTTTGGAATACTTGACGTGCCAATTTTTGAATAATGTAATTCTCTTCATTCGTAATTTTCGACGAGGAAATGATGCCGACGCTCTCTTTTCCATGTTCTTGCCAAATATCGCCTAGATTCTTCGCGACGAGATCGAGCGCTTCTTCCCATGATGCTTCAACAAAAGAATCCCCTTGGCGGATTAGCGGCGTCGTCAACCGCTCCTCACTATTGACGAAATCCCATCCGAATTTCCCTTTGACGCAAGTCGAAATCGCATTAACCGGCGCTTCAGAGACTGGCTGGATCTTCAAAATGTCCCGATCTTTCGTCCACACTTCAAACGAACAGCCTACGCCGCAAAACGTGCAAACGGTTTTCGTCTTTTGGATTCGGGTCTCTCGCATAGCCGCTTCCGCATCGGAAATGGCCATAATGCTGCTATAACCGGGCTCTACGTCTTTGACAAGTTCAATCATTGGTTCGAGTACATTTGACGGCATGGCCGTAAGGAATCCGGCCTTTCCCAACATCGATTTTTCCATGAGCGCATTGCACGGGCAAACCGTGATGCAGTGGCCGCATCCGACACAGGACGAGTCATTGATTTTCGCGCCGCCATCCCAGAGGACGATGGGACGTTCCCTTTCCCAATCAATGGACAAGGTTTCATTCACCTGAAGATTTTGGCACACTTCCACACATTGCCCGCAAGCGATGCACTGATTTGGGTCATATCGGTAAAAAGGATGGGTGAAATCGACGGCTCCCGGCGGACATTTCGGTTCATACGGATATTTCTGATGCTCAATCCCCATCAAGTCGACCGTATTATGCACTTTGCAATTGCCGTTATTATTGTCGCATACCGTACAATAGAGCAAATGATTTTCGAGAATGCGGTCCATCGCTTCGGTTCGTGCTTCTTTTGCCCGAGATGTATTTAACGCAACACGCATTCCATCCATCGCTACCGTGGAGCAGGCTCGAACGAGCGCGCCGTCCACTTCCACAATACATGTATCGCAAGTTTCGATCGGATCGACTTCCGGCAAATGACAGATTTGCGGATGCTCCACTCCAATACGATTGATCATTTGTATAAGGGTTTCGCCTTCTCTCGCCTCAACAGGCAAATCATCCAACCAGATGGTCATGCCATCGCCCCTTTTCTAAAGAAATCACGTTTTCCATCGTCTTTCGTTGCCCTCAGTATAAGGCATTCTAGTAGTAGTTACAATATTGCTATTATGGAAGAGAACAGTGTATCGTGTAGGTAGAATGGATTTGAACGAAGAGATAAGGAGCTCATAGAGATGAATCTAGCAGAGAAACGAACCGTCCTCCAGTTCGCCAACGGTTCCTTCACGCAACGGGAAGATTTGATAGTTGCGGAGCACCCGGTGACGATCCGGATCAATGGCAAGGAGTTCATGACCATCGTTTGCTCCCCCGACCATATCGAAGAAATGGTCATCGGTTTCCTGGCATCCGAAGGGATCATTCCCAAATACGAACAAATCAAGGACTTGCGGGTAGATGAAGGGGCCGGAATCGTCCATATTGAAACGGACACGATGTATCCCTATTACGAACAATTATTGAATAAACGATTTGTCAATTCCTGCTGCGGAATGAGCCGACCGGGATTTGTATTTGCCCATGATGCGCTCACCGCTAAAAAGATGACTGGGACGAACGTCGAGTTGTCCCCGGCGCAATGCTTTTCCTTGATGGAGGAAATGGAGCGCTCTGCCGACTTATTCCACCAGACAGGCGGCGTTCACAATGCCGCAATCGGTACGCCGGCAAAGCTGATTTTGGCACGGATGGATATCGGCCGCCATAATGCGCTCGATAAATTATATGGGCATTGCTTGAAGCATCGAATTAACGTACGAGACAAAGTAATCGTGTTCAGCGGCCGGATTTCATCGGAGATTTTATTGAAAGTCGCCAAAATCGGTTGTGAAATCATCCTTTCCAAATCGGCTCCATCGGCACGAGCTTTAGTGCTGGCCGAGGAATTGGGCATTACGACGGTCGGTTTCATCCGAGGGCAATCCTTTAATGCTTATACACATCCACAGCGGATCGTTTTAACGGACGAAAATAATTAGAGTGAATGAATTCGGGGTTCCAAGCCAAATTAAGGATTCAACAGAAAAAGGAGGAATCGGCTTGAAATCACCGAAACGAATGCAAACGGAGATTGAAAAACGGAAAGCGGCTTTAAGCGATATGCACGTCGAAATGGCAGAGGAAGCGGTTGAATTACGAGAATACCGGAAGGCCGTCCAAGAAGCCTACCGCATCAGTGAAATGGAAAATGCCGAAAGAAGTCGTGTAAATAATTCAGATCACACAAAATAAGTCGCAAAAATCCCGGCACTCCTATTATGGGGCGCCGGGATTCATACTTTACGATTCTTTTTGTAAATCTAAACTGCCAAATGTGTAATCGACTACTGTCGTATGTTCCACCGCATTGTTTTCCTTCGCCATATAATAATGGAGTCGGGCATCCGCCATTACGGCAAGCTGTCCATCTTCCGTGTAGCCGCCAATCGGACCGTGTGAAATCGCGAACATTATACAGCCTTCAGGCGATACAAATGGTTCATGAACTGCCCCGGCGGATTCGCAAGTATAGTATCCCTTATACCCCTTATCATCCCCCTCATCATAATAAAAACCGCCTTCCACAATAAAGGCTTCCGTATTATGAAGATGCCAGTGTACGGTAGCTTTTGTACCGGGATCCACTTTCAATAGCATTGTAAAATTACCGGAAACGAGATCGCAATGGAATAGTTTGAAGTGAGTTCCTGGCATCAACCATTCTGTCCAAGGAATCCAATCCGGGTTAATGAATTCCTTCCGATCGCCTTTCGGGCTATTTCCCGGACAGTTCATCCAAAAATCCGGAGTAAAGCGATTCGATGTACCAGTTTGTTTTGACATAACATTTCCTCCCCCAATGTATTCATAGTTTGTTACCTATCGGTGATAACAATTTCAGCATATCTAATCGACCTTACACTGACCTTACCGAATTTGATGAAAATTCTTACTAATGGTAGAATGATAGGAAAGTAAATACTTGGGGGGAGTGGGTCTTTTGTACAACTTATCCAAAGCAATACCTGTGACGGATTATATCATGCCAAGAGAACGATTGTTCACTTTGCTGCAATCTTACGAGCAGAAAAGAGTCGTCTTTTTGACTGCGGGGAATGGCTATGGTAAAACCGCTTTGCTTACCTCTTTTTTTCAAAAGCATCCATGTCTCGCCTCTTGGATTACGTTAACGCAACCGATCTGTTCCTTCGATGAATTGCGGGCTCTGCTCCCCCCTTTATCGACTGGAAAGGAAGGTTGGATTGTCATCGATCAATCAGAAAATGTACAACTTGATGCCTCTAATCTAGATGACCTCATTTTATGGATCGAACAATTGCCGCCTGCTGCAACCATCGTTTTCTCTGGACGAACCCAGCCGATCGGTTTGCCCATCAGTCGATGGAAAATGCAGCGAATTGCCATCGCTATAGACAAAGCGGAATTGGCTTTTACGAAAGAGGAGGCCGCAGAACTCTTTCATTCCCATTATCAATTTACGATTACTAATTACGCAGACAAACGGCTGCTTGAGGATATGGAAGGCTGGCCAGCAGGTCTTGCCTTATTCCATGAAGCGATGGCAAAAAAAACAAGCGGAACATTCAGCTCCCGAACGGATTTATATCAATATGTAGCAAACGAAATCATCGCCGACCTCCCCGACGATGTGCGCACATTCCTTCTCCACGCCTCCTTATTTAGAGATTTGGATGAAATCGTATTAAGCAGCTATCAACCTAACTGGCCTGTTCAAGAATATATACAAGCGATTGGACATACGCACTTAATGTTCTCGCCAAATCAAACGAATGTGTATCGGTTGAACGAACTTTTCCGCAAATTTTTCTATCAAATGGCGGAGCAAGAATGGGGTAAGAATGAAATAAAAAAACGCCATCATCAATTGGCAAAATTATATCGCGACCATTACCGTTTTTTAGAAGCGCTGTCGCAAGCGGTTGCCGCTGGAGAAGATGAACTAGTTATCGCTATCATTATGGAAATGACGGAACGCTATGAGCCCAGTTCGTTTTTACAAGTGCTGGACGGCTATTTAGAACAGGTCTCCCCTTCTGTTCATTTAGCGGAAATCAGTTTGTTTTTGTTCCGCTGTATTCCGACCAGTTTGTTGGGGCAGTTGATTGAACCATTACGTTCCATCATAGATAGATGCGAGGTTGAAAATTCACCTGCTTATGGAGAACTCTGTCATCGCCTTGCGACCATTTATTTTTTTCAAGGCGAGTTACAGCAAGCATTGGAATTCAGTACCATCAGCTTAACGTTTTCAATGAAACAACAGGACGAGCGGATGATTGCTTTGAATTTAAGTAAACTGGCGAAAATCCATCGTTTTTTTGGCAATCATGAACAATCAGTATCCTATACTCGCCAAGCGTTGGCAAAGGCTGATCTATTCGGATTTCAACATACCCAAATGCACACGTTATGGAATGCGGCTGAACTCTCCATGGATGAAGGAGACCTGGAAAAAGCACGGCGTTTCGCGGAGCAGGCAATTCAGCTGTCAACACAATGTGATAAAGCATCGATTGTTTATCCAATGTGTACAATGAGCCGATATTACCGAAAACAATCTAATTTACAAGAAGCCCTTCACTGGGCCAATCTGGCAATCGATCACGCAAACCGCTATTCCATTCAGTCTGACCAAGGCTGGTCAAGGTCTGCCGCGGCCCGTTGCTATGCCGAATTAGGTGAAATTGAAAAAGCACAGGATTTAATGAAACAAGCCGTTCACCTTTTTTTAGAGAATCGTCATTTCCATGCTTATTATCTACGAAAGCTAAAAGCAATTTCATCTTCGAGTCGTCTCCCCAATCGGGACGAAAAAACCGGAAAACTGAAAATTCGTTTGTTTGGTCCATTCTCCATCGAAATAGACGGAAAACCGATCCGCTTTCGCCGCCAAACTAGCTTGCGGATCTTGCTCCTCTTAGTTTCTAATTATGAAAGAAGATGGTCAAAGGAAGAACTAATTGGGTTATTGTCCCCGGATGAACCGGAAGAGGCGGCATCCAATCAGTTCTATGTCGCTTTATCTATTTTACGAAAACAGCTGGAGCCGGGATTGAAAAAAGGAAGAGACTCTAAATTTATCGTCTACCAAGATTCCCTCTATTCATTCCAGTTGGAGGAAGCAGAAGTCGATATGAAGACGCTAAAGGAATTGATGGCCAAGCCGTATAGCAAGGAAACCGCAGCCAAAGCCATTGAACTTTATCAAAATGGCCTATTGCCGGAATACCCATATGAAGACTGGTTATCTGACAATCGGACAATCGTTCAAGAACAGTTTATGAAGACATTGCAAGCATGGTCGGCGCAATGCGAAGAGGTTGGAAAATTTGAAGAGGCTGCCAATATGATAAAAACGATCCTTACACTGGAGCCGTATGACGAGAGATTTCATTTACAATATGTGCAATTGTTAATCAAAAGCAAGCAGCCCGGAAAATCCCGAAAAGCCGCAAATCAAGCCATCGAACTTTTTGAAAACGAACTGGGCATTACTGTGCGTCCGCAATTCGAACTGCTATTCTCCGATGATAAGTTACAGTATTCGTCTTGATATCCGATCTACCTATCGGGTTTGTCCAAATGAAATAAAAATAGACTTGCTCTCTCCCTGAAGAACAAGTCTATCGTTTGTTTCCTATCTATTCCACTTCTTTAACGACGCGTGGGCTTTGTTTCATCCCGACCCAATTGATAATAAGGACGCTCGAAATCGCCACAACTCCCCCAATCATCGAGAGTAGGCTCGGAAATTCTTTCAACCAGAGCCAGGCGACGATAATGGCGACGACCGGTTCAGCATAGAGCATGCTGGCAACGGAGCCTGCTTCGCTGACGGATAAAGCGATCGCCCACGTGACATAAGCAAGCGCAGCAGGAAAAAGACCCATATAGATCGTAGACAAATTCGCTTCCAGTGTCGCTCCTTGGATGCCTTCCCATAATCCCGGAAAATAAATGAAAAATGGGATGGTCCCGGCCCACGTAAAATAGGCAGTCAGTTCGACGGGATGGTATTTCGCAAAAAGCGGCTTCTGGAAAACGAAAAAGACCGATGTAGCAAAAGCGGCCAATAGAATCAGCAATCCACCTTTGGAAACGGTGAAGGACGTTCCTTCTGAACCCAAAGTAATCAGAACGACACCGATGAAACCGACGGACATTCCGATCCACCCGAAGGCGCTTAAACGTTCTTTTAACACAAGGACCGCTATCAATGCGGTAAAAATAGGAGCCGACGCAATAAACATTCCCGCCGTTCCGGCAGAAACCGTTTCCTCCCCATAAGTGACGCCTAAATGATAGACACTGATTCCCACCCAGCCGAGCAACAATATTTTGACTATATCTTCTTTGGCGGGAAGCCGGAATTTGGTTCCGGGCCACAGGGCATAGATCACAAACACACTTGATGCAATTAAAAAACGGGTCAGCACAAGATGCCCTGGCGTATAGCCGCCGAGTAAGCCCGCCCGGATTGCGGCAAATCCAGAGCCCCACACGAGTACGGTGAAAACCGCCAGAAAAAATGCTTTTTTATTCACTGAAAAACCCTCACTTCACTTTTCACTTTCGCCCATAAAGGCCATTCCTTTATGAGCCATCGCTTCCCGTAGTTGTTGCAACGCCTTTGGTCCAATGCCATGAAGTTGGCTTAGATCGGATGCCGTCATGGCGGACAACTGTTCCAACGAAACAATCCGCGCTTCTGCCAATGCACGTAAAGCAGGCTTCGCCAAACCCGCAGGCAGATCATTTTGCACTGTCATCGCAGCATCTTCCCCTTTTGTCAAAATTACTTATGTATAAAGGCTAATTTATCATAACATGAAGCAGCTGGCCATTCCCCATCATATAAAATAAAAAAGACGGTTCTTGAGCTTCCGTCAGAAAGCAACAGAACCATCCCGATTTATGGAAATAGTGGAATTGAGTAGTTTTTTCGTATAAGGATGTTTGGCATCCCTTTTCAAGTGGTTCGAATGTATTTCCTCAATGATTTCTCCTTCGTACATAACATAGAGTTTGTCACAAATGGATTCGGCGACAGCTAAGTCATGCGTGATGAAAATACAAGAAAAGTTAGTTTTGACTCGTAAATCTATGAGGAGTTGTAGAATTTGCTGTTGAATCGTTACATCGAGGGCAGATGTACATTCATCACAAATAATGAGATCGGGGTTCAATCCGATTGCTCTTGCGATGACGACCCTTTGCAGCTGCCCGCCGCTTAATTCATGCGGATACCGGTTCATGAACTCTTTTTCAAGCCCTACCATCTCCAGTAATTCTTCCGCAAAAGCGAATGCTTCTTTTTTATGAAGGATGTTGAAATTAAGAAAAGGTTCCATTATATACGTGCCAATCTTCATTCTTGGACTGAAGGTAGCCAAAGGATCCTGAAAAATCATCTGAACTTGCTTATAGTATTCTTGTAGCGCTTTTTTTCGAAGAAAGGTGCTGTCTTTTCCTTTAAAGATGATAGCCCCACTCGTCACGTTGGTCAAATGGGAAATCATTTTGGCAATAGTGCTCTTCCCACAGCCGCTTTCCCCCACAATCCCAATACATTCCCCTTCCCTGATCCGCAGATTTAGATTTTTAACCGCCTGAAGATTTTTGCCCCCATAGCCTCTGAATTGCTTGGTGACATCGATTAATTCTAGAATAATCTTGTCCTCATTCATGGCAGGCTTCCTTTCAATTCAGGAATGGCATCTAACAGTTTTCGAGTATACTCCTTTTGAGGCCGAGAAATGATGTGATCTTTCTCATCAAATTCCACGATTTCTCCCTTATGCATGACCACTATCCGATCCGCCATATATGCAGCAGTTCCTATATTATGGGTGATCCATATAATGCTCGATTGAACCTCTTCCTTCAGAGCGAGAAATTCATCCATAATTTGAATTTGCGTCACGACATCCAAGGCACTTGTAGGTTCATCCGCCAAAATAAGCTGCGGCTCCATACATAAAGCCATACTGATGGCCACCCTTTGTTTCATTCCTCCACTTAATTGGAAGGGATATGAGTTTAAAATACGATCCGTATCCGGAAGCTCCATCTTCACAAGGGCTGCTTTCGCTTTTTTGATCGCCTCCGCCTTTGAAACATTTCGATGGGTCCGAATACTTTCCACAAACTGCTTCCCTATTTTCATAATCGGATTCATATAAGAACCCGGGTTCTGAAAAATCATCGTAATTTCATTGCCACGAAGATGTCTCCATTGCTTTTGATTCAGCGTCAGCAGATCTTCGCCATTGAAAAGGATGGCCCCCGCTTCCACGTTCGCATTCGAAGGAAGAAGATGAAAGATAGATTTGATGAGGGTAGACTTTCCACAGCCGCTCTCCCCGACAATCGCAATCACTTCATTTTGCTTTATATCCAAATTTATATTATGAATAGCCTTTCTCCCACCATCATACGCGACGGTGAGAGACTTCACTTCAAGCAATTTGCTCATCGTGCATAGACTCCATTCTCGTGAATTAGTTCACTTTTACCCGCTCATCGATATAGTAAAGTTCCGAGATGTATCGATGGACGCCTTCTACATTTTTTCTTGTTACGACGGTTCCTTCTTGGTAATAAAGGAACAAGGAGGAGACATCTTCCATTAATATCTTAGCCCCGTCCATGCCGAGTTGATCTCGCGAAGCTTTGTCCATTGTATTACTAAGCTGTGTAATAATTTCGTCCAGTTGCTCATTAGAATACTTCCCATGGTTCCCGGCACTTCCCGTGGTGAAGCTGGCCTCTAAGAAATACTGCGCATCCGCAGTTGGAGCAGATGTCCACCTTTCCCAAATTAGATCGAAATTACCGGACTTGGCCATATCCTCATAGTTTTCTACTTGAATGACCTCTACACCAATTCCAATCTCTTTATATTGAGCCTGCATAGCCGTTCCAATATTATTGGCATCACTTCCATGATTCGTTCGCGAAACGAATTTTAACACAATATTTTCTCCGTCTGCTTCTCGGATCCCATCCCCATTCGTATCAACAAATCCAGCTTGGTCTAGCAATTCATTAGCCTTTTCAGGGTTATAACCGTATGTATCTTCTCCTTTATGTCCAAAGCTCAACAACTCATTAAAAGGGCCTTTGGCTGGAATCCCGTTGACGATTTTTGTTGCATACGTTTCCTTGTCCATCCCGTACGAAAGGGCTTGTCTAAATTCCAAACTTTTCATGTAAGGCTTTTCCATGTTTAATCGCAATAAAAATATCCGCAAGTTGGGCCCTTTTTGAACGTTAAAATCCTTGTTGTTCTCAAATAGGGATAAATCCTTTGCTCCTAATTGAGTAGCAAAATCGATTTCCCCAGATTGTAATGCCATTGACCGGGTAGAGGCGTCTTGGATATATTTCACATTGACGACATCTACACCGATTGCCCCGCTCCAATGTTCTTCATGCTTATGAAGCGTTAAGCCGACATCCGGAGTGAACTTTACTACTTGGAAAGCCCCCGTTGCAACAGGCTTATACTTAAAATCCTTTGAATCGGCTGCCGTCGTATCCACGATCGTAAAAACCGGATCCGCTAAATTGTTTACTAAAGTCGCAAACGGTTTTTCCGTTTTTATAGTTAGCACTTGCCCCTCTGCCGTCATTGATTCCACCGGAAATTTAACATCATCCCGATCACTGATTTGCAATGCCCTTTCAATGGATTTCTTGGCAGCTTCGGCGTCGACCGGATTTCCATTGTGGAACTTCACTCCGTCACGAATTTGAAAAACAGTAGTTGTTTCATCCACTTGCTCCCAAGATTCAGCAATCACCGGCTTTAACTCCATATTTTCATCGTATTGGACAAGACTCTCTCCAATCCCTAAACGAGATAAGGTCCAGCCATTCCATCCTTCCGTCGGTTCAATATTCGGGTCCAGCCAAAACAATGCTAGGTTTAATGTCTTCGTATCCTCCGACTTGCTTTCTGTTGGCGACGTTCCGGTATTTTCGGCACTTTGCGTATTACACCCAAAGAGTAGGACACTTGTGATGAAAAGCAAACAAATAAAAAGACTTTTTTTCATTCTACTTCCTCCATTTTATTTAAGTATGCTTAGGATCTAATACATCTCTAGCTAAATCTCCAAGCGTATTGAAAATAGCAACTACTGTAAAAATAGCAATTCCAGGGAAGATCAATAACCACGGAGCAGTTTGCAGATAAGCTCTTCCTTCATTGAGCATATTGCCCCATTCCGGAGTTGGTGTTTGAACTCCCAAACCTAAAAATGACAGTCCTGCCAGGGCCAACATGATTCCCCCGATATCAATGACGAATTGGACAATGAATGAAGAAGAGATATTCGGAAAGATATAATGGGTGACCAGCTTCATCTTCCCCGCCCCCGCCATTTTTGCGGCTTGGATATATTCATTATTTTTGACTTCCCAAACAAGTACTCGGGTTAGTCTTGCATACTTTGTCCACCATACGATTGAAAAAGCGATAATAGTATTCTTCATGCCTGGTCCTAGTACTCCCACGATCGCAATGGCGAATACAATATCAGGAAAAGACAGGACCGTATCGGTAATTCGCATGATGATCGTATCGACAATTCCGCCAAACAGTCCTGAAATTACCCCAATCGTCACTCCTAAAATCGTCACAATACTTAACAGCAGACTCGTCATTCCGAGAGAAACACTCGCACCATACAAGATTCTGGAAAGGATGCAGCGCCCCACTTGATCGGTTCCAAGGGGATACTCTAGGCTAGGTGCTTCCAGAATCCGAGCAAAATCTGTTTTTAATGGATCATGAGGAGCAAAGATAGGAGCAATAATAGCCAATAGGATGAAGACAACGGCGATGGCTAAGACAATTTTGAACCAAACATTTTTCCTTTTTCGTGTTTTCACCCTTTCCCCTCCCCTCTGATTTCCACTCTAGGATTTAGAGCTTGCGTGATGATATCGACCATGAAATTGATGATGACGTAGATGAATACCATGAAAATCACGTATGCCTGCAACAAGGGATAA is drawn from Sporosarcina sp. FSL W7-1349 and contains these coding sequences:
- a CDS encoding DNA-binding protein — protein: MTVQNDLPAGLAKPALRALAEARIVSLEQLSAMTASDLSQLHGIGPKALQQLREAMAHKGMAFMGESEK
- the fdhD gene encoding formate dehydrogenase accessory sulfurtransferase FdhD; its protein translation is MNLAEKRTVLQFANGSFTQREDLIVAEHPVTIRINGKEFMTIVCSPDHIEEMVIGFLASEGIIPKYEQIKDLRVDEGAGIVHIETDTMYPYYEQLLNKRFVNSCCGMSRPGFVFAHDALTAKKMTGTNVELSPAQCFSLMEEMERSADLFHQTGGVHNAAIGTPAKLILARMDIGRHNALDKLYGHCLKHRINVRDKVIVFSGRISSEILLKVAKIGCEIILSKSAPSARALVLAEELGITTVGFIRGQSFNAYTHPQRIVLTDENN
- a CDS encoding DMT family transporter: MNKKAFFLAVFTVLVWGSGFAAIRAGLLGGYTPGHLVLTRFLIASSVFVIYALWPGTKFRLPAKEDIVKILLLGWVGISVYHLGVTYGEETVSAGTAGMFIASAPIFTALIAVLVLKERLSAFGWIGMSVGFIGVVLITLGSEGTSFTVSKGGLLILLAAFATSVFFVFQKPLFAKYHPVELTAYFTWAGTIPFFIYFPGLWEGIQGATLEANLSTIYMGLFPAALAYVTWAIALSVSEAGSVASMLYAEPVVAIIVAWLWLKEFPSLLSMIGGVVAISSVLIINWVGMKQSPRVVKEVE
- a CDS encoding BTAD domain-containing putative transcriptional regulator — protein: MYNLSKAIPVTDYIMPRERLFTLLQSYEQKRVVFLTAGNGYGKTALLTSFFQKHPCLASWITLTQPICSFDELRALLPPLSTGKEGWIVIDQSENVQLDASNLDDLILWIEQLPPAATIVFSGRTQPIGLPISRWKMQRIAIAIDKAELAFTKEEAAELFHSHYQFTITNYADKRLLEDMEGWPAGLALFHEAMAKKTSGTFSSRTDLYQYVANEIIADLPDDVRTFLLHASLFRDLDEIVLSSYQPNWPVQEYIQAIGHTHLMFSPNQTNVYRLNELFRKFFYQMAEQEWGKNEIKKRHHQLAKLYRDHYRFLEALSQAVAAGEDELVIAIIMEMTERYEPSSFLQVLDGYLEQVSPSVHLAEISLFLFRCIPTSLLGQLIEPLRSIIDRCEVENSPAYGELCHRLATIYFFQGELQQALEFSTISLTFSMKQQDERMIALNLSKLAKIHRFFGNHEQSVSYTRQALAKADLFGFQHTQMHTLWNAAELSMDEGDLEKARRFAEQAIQLSTQCDKASIVYPMCTMSRYYRKQSNLQEALHWANLAIDHANRYSIQSDQGWSRSAAARCYAELGEIEKAQDLMKQAVHLFLENRHFHAYYLRKLKAISSSSRLPNRDEKTGKLKIRLFGPFSIEIDGKPIRFRRQTSLRILLLLVSNYERRWSKEELIGLLSPDEPEEAASNQFYVALSILRKQLEPGLKKGRDSKFIVYQDSLYSFQLEEAEVDMKTLKELMAKPYSKETAAKAIELYQNGLLPEYPYEDWLSDNRTIVQEQFMKTLQAWSAQCEEVGKFEEAANMIKTILTLEPYDERFHLQYVQLLIKSKQPGKSRKAANQAIELFENELGITVRPQFELLFSDDKLQYSS
- the fdhF gene encoding formate dehydrogenase subunit alpha, with the protein product MTIWLDDLPVEAREGETLIQMINRIGVEHPQICHLPEVDPIETCDTCIVEVDGALVRACSTVAMDGMRVALNTSRAKEARTEAMDRILENHLLYCTVCDNNNGNCKVHNTVDLMGIEHQKYPYEPKCPPGAVDFTHPFYRYDPNQCIACGQCVEVCQNLQVNETLSIDWERERPIVLWDGGAKINDSSCVGCGHCITVCPCNALMEKSMLGKAGFLTAMPSNVLEPMIELVKDVEPGYSSIMAISDAEAAMRETRIQKTKTVCTFCGVGCSFEVWTKDRDILKIQPVSEAPVNAISTCVKGKFGWDFVNSEERLTTPLIRQGDSFVEASWEEALDLVAKNLGDIWQEHGKESVGIISSSKITNEENYIIQKLARQVFQTNNVDNCSRYCQSPATDGLFRTVGMGGDAGTIKDIAQAGLVIIIGANPAEGHPVLATRVKRAHKLHGQKLIVSDLRKNEMAERSDLFISPRQGTDQVWLMAVTHYMIQQGWHDEAFIRENVLHFEEFNEVLERYTLDYAEKVTGVPKDQLIRTAELIRDADGTCILWGMGVTQNTGGSDTSAAISNLLLATGNYRRPGAGAYPLRGHNNVQGACDMGTLPGWLPGYQHVTEDVARKKFEDAYGVEIEGRPGLDNIQMLHAVDKGVMKAMYIVGEDMALVDSNANHVHDVLSKLDFLVVQDIFFSRTAQYADVILPAVPSLEKDGTFTNTERRVQRLYQALPELGEAKADWWIVQEVANRLGADWNYTHPSEIFAEMASLAPLFSQADYSGLEDWNSFLWGSLDGSSTPLLYVDGFNFPDKKARFALSDWVEPVAFDEEFDLHINNGRLLEHFHEGNLTNKSEGIQSKVPEIFVEVSPELAKERGVVSGSLVRLISPYGALKLPALVTDRVKANELFLPMNSTKKESAINFLTGPAVDQRTNTPAFKQTKVRMEVLLEVRNNPLPASNPRNKRRHPQDGVEVERKWARPGYVHLTEQEGGR
- a CDS encoding 2,4'-dihydroxyacetophenone dioxygenase family protein; protein product: MSKQTGTSNRFTPDFWMNCPGNSPKGDRKEFINPDWIPWTEWLMPGTHFKLFHCDLVSGNFTMLLKVDPGTKATVHWHLHNTEAFIVEGGFYYDEGDDKGYKGYYTCESAGAVHEPFVSPEGCIMFAISHGPIGGYTEDGQLAVMADARLHYYMAKENNAVEHTTVVDYTFGSLDLQKES